CAGCCTGTGTAATCCAGCAATGAGCCCAACTCCAATTCCTACAAATGGTCCGCCAAGCAATCCGCCAATCGCTACACCCATAATTCTTGTATTGGCAATGGCACCCGTATTATCGACATTTGTCAGCCAATCCTTAGACGTTATCATTCCATGTCCAATTTCCACACCCGTGTAATTACTAATAACGCCAAAAGCTCCAAAAATAACAATAATTGTTGCTTTGACAGCGATACCATGTTCATGATAAATAACCTGACGAAATGATTTCATCCTCGAAAGAATAAATGCAATTATAAGTAGGATACCGACACGTTCAAGCATAAGAGGTAATAAAGCAAGCAAGGTATCTCCTTCTTTCCTTTTCTATAATACAAATAACCATTTGTGAAAATATTATTTTTTATATTGTTACTATATCAAAAAAAAGAGACAACCGTTCGAATTTAATGGATAAATAACAAGAGACAGTTCACATGTGAACTGTCTCTTTAGAACTAGATTTCTAGATATCCTAAGCTACGATGTTTTTGCTTCAAACTGTTTTTCCGTTTTTAAGTGACGATCATATACTAGAGTCGTTACAATTGAAATAAGGAACAGTGAAATTAAAACAAGAAATAACGCCGACATGCTATAGAAGTCAACAAGCATCCCGCCAAGTAGAGGGCCAACCATTCTACCGCCCGTTGCAGTGCTATTGACAATTCCTTGATAAAAGCCTTCTCTCCCCTTAGGAGCTAAATCGAAAGCTATTGTAGGAACCGCAGGCCAGATGAACATTTCACCGATTGTTAGGATAATCATGGCTACGAGGAATCCTGAAAAAGCAGTTGCTTTTCCCGCCACTAAAAATGAAACGATAAAGATACCAATTCCAATTAGGATTTGTAGCTTTAGTGAAGCCGATAAATACTTCAGCACTCCAATTAATAACGGTTGCCCAAGGACGATAATGGCACCGTTTATGGTCCACAATAAGCTGTATTGTGTCAATGAAATATTGATTTCCTGTGTGTAAGAAGCAATAGTTGTTGTCCATTGACTATAGGCAACCCAACAAAGCAAATAGCCCGAACATATTATTAATAAAGCCTGTAAATTTACTTTACTTTCTACTGGAGTCAATGCTTTTTCATTATGGTCGTGTTTTACAGGCTCTACCGTGATCCTCTTATATCCAAATACAGCAATTAGTAAAAAGAAAACATACATGATGGTATTTGCTAAGAAGATTAATTGGAATGAGTAATCTGCAACGATCCCGCCAAGAGAAGCACCTACGGCAACCCCAAGGTTTTGTGCGACATAAAGGGCATTAAACGATTTACGTCCGCCTTCTTTCCAAACTGAACCCGCCATCGCATACATCGATGGAAAAATAATTCCTGTACCAAAGCCGGCAATGGTAAGAAAAACGACGTATTGTGGCCAATCATGCCAAAGTGATAAGCCGACCAGTGCTAAAAGGGAAATACCAATTCCCAGTATTATAGATTTATAGCCGCCAATTTTATCAAATAAATGGCCGCCATAGAGATTTCCAATTACGTTTGCTCCCGAGTTTAGCATTAGGACAATCCCGGCAACGGAAAGGGACTTTCCTAAATGATCGTGAATATAGATTGTATTTAAAGGCCATAAAAAAGAAGAGCCTATTACATTCACTGCCATCCCGATGATTAAAAGCCATAAGGCACGTGGCATGAAAAACCCTCCTTAATTGTATATTATTTCGATTCCCTAGGTAATTTTAGCTTTTTTTCTGTCTGGGTGCAATCGTTTTGTTTTTCTAGCTATCGTAGGGATTTAAATCCGTACTTTATGACTGGAATCCAGCGAATTTCGGGATTAATTCCGCCAAGTTCACCATTTTTTCCGCTAAACCCATAATTGAAGCCCACAAAATTGACACATCACCACATTTCAAGCAAAATAAATACAAGAAAACACTGTCTCCTTAAAGGAAACAGTGTTTTTCAAAACATATTTTAGGCTCTTTCCCAATATCTTATTCCTTCTTGGCGGGACGAATAAGAATTTAATGGAATGGGTCTATTTTTTTGGAGCTGCCGGTACAACTGGTGCTTGGGCTGGGAAATAGCTGTTAACAGCATGGTCTTTTTTCTTTTCATTCACTTTCTCATCCGCAACAGCCTTTATCACTTTTTCAATTTCCTGATCAAGCTCTTCCATGTTAACACCTTTTTTCACAAGCTCTTCTGTTGCAAGACGAATTGCTTTATTAGACTGCTCAATAGAAATCCTTAAAGAATCCATTGATCCTTGTGGGTTATGGAAGCCTGAAGAATTTTCAGCGGCAATGATATCCCAGTACCATTGGCCTTTACGAACAAACTCTTGTGCTTCTTTGATCTTCTCTTCACTTACACCGGAAGTTATCATTTTGTTCACATAATAATGGGCAGAAGTAGAAATATTTTGTGCATCATGTAATCCGCTTACGTTAGCTTCTTGAATTTCAAGCACGCGGTCTTTCAATTTGTCTAAATCACGGTCACCATGGCACTGTCCGCAAGAAGTTTGCATGGTCTTAAGCGGAGAAGTCCACCAATGTGATGAGATCTTCCTTTTTCCATCGACACGTTCATATGGCATATGGCAATCCGCACAAGATACATTTGCTTTACCATGTGTGCCTGATGAATGAGTTTCAAATTCCGGATGTTGTGCCTTTAACATTGGCGTTCCGGAAATATTGCTGATCCAGTCTTTTTCAAAACCGTTTTCTTTTGCAATCGTGTTATAGTATTCATACATTTCTTCAGGTTTGAAGCCCTTTGTCCACGGGTAGGTAACTTCACTATTTTTTGCAGCAAAGTAATATTCATCATGGCACTGACCGCAAACATAGGTGCGCATATCATTTTTAGTTGGTTTTGACGTATCTACTCCCTTAGCCTCTAATGCTTTATAAAAACTTGGGCGGGTTACGCGTAAATCCATTGTTTTTGGATCATGGCAGTCAGAACAGCCGATTGGAGAATGACCCATCGCTTCCCCTTTTGGCCAAATATCTTTATTAAAATTTGCGCCCCAGTAGCTGTCGCCCATTTCTTCAATCATTTTTGGTACAGCGGTTGATTTACATGTATAACAAGAACCAACTGATTTATCTGTAATACGTTTGACGTTACGAATATCTTCGAATGCATAAGTATGTCCGCGATCTTCGTTATATTCGATCGCAAATCCATAGCCATTGAATAGAATCGGTAGTAATGGCTCTTTATCGGCATCAAATTTGCTTCGTTTTACTGAACCATTATATTTAGTTTCTTCCATCTTATCATTTTTCTTATAGCTGTTATATTGAAGCGGAAATTTGTCCTTGAATGCTTCATTGCTTATTTCATCTGCTGAAAGGCCTGTCGTCTTCTTGCCTGTTGCTGAAGCTGTTTTGTCACCGGAATCATTACCGCAGCCAGTGATTATCAAAACAAGTGCTAGTAGCAGAAGATATGCCCCATATCGGAACCTTCCCATTTTTTAAAACCCTCCCTTATTTTCTAATAACTCTCCTGACACTGGTGGCTTATTATAGTGATCATCTTTAAAGCCTTTCCCGTGTGGTACTGTTTTGTGGCAAGTTACACAGCTGTCCTTGGCATCATGCGACACATTGTTCAAAGTACTCTTGTGGCAGGAAATACAGTTATCGTCCATAATACTTTTCGTACGGTCCGTCGCTTGTATCACATC
The DNA window shown above is from Neobacillus sp. WH10 and carries:
- a CDS encoding MFS transporter, coding for MPRALWLLIIGMAVNVIGSSFLWPLNTIYIHDHLGKSLSVAGIVLMLNSGANVIGNLYGGHLFDKIGGYKSIILGIGISLLALVGLSLWHDWPQYVVFLTIAGFGTGIIFPSMYAMAGSVWKEGGRKSFNALYVAQNLGVAVGASLGGIVADYSFQLIFLANTIMYVFFLLIAVFGYKRITVEPVKHDHNEKALTPVESKVNLQALLIICSGYLLCWVAYSQWTTTIASYTQEINISLTQYSLLWTINGAIIVLGQPLLIGVLKYLSASLKLQILIGIGIFIVSFLVAGKATAFSGFLVAMIILTIGEMFIWPAVPTIAFDLAPKGREGFYQGIVNSTATGGRMVGPLLGGMLVDFYSMSALFLVLISLFLISIVTTLVYDRHLKTEKQFEAKTS
- a CDS encoding ammonia-forming cytochrome c nitrite reductase subunit c552; this encodes MGRFRYGAYLLLLALVLIITGCGNDSGDKTASATGKKTTGLSADEISNEAFKDKFPLQYNSYKKNDKMEETKYNGSVKRSKFDADKEPLLPILFNGYGFAIEYNEDRGHTYAFEDIRNVKRITDKSVGSCYTCKSTAVPKMIEEMGDSYWGANFNKDIWPKGEAMGHSPIGCSDCHDPKTMDLRVTRPSFYKALEAKGVDTSKPTKNDMRTYVCGQCHDEYYFAAKNSEVTYPWTKGFKPEEMYEYYNTIAKENGFEKDWISNISGTPMLKAQHPEFETHSSGTHGKANVSCADCHMPYERVDGKRKISSHWWTSPLKTMQTSCGQCHGDRDLDKLKDRVLEIQEANVSGLHDAQNISTSAHYYVNKMITSGVSEEKIKEAQEFVRKGQWYWDIIAAENSSGFHNPQGSMDSLRISIEQSNKAIRLATEELVKKGVNMEELDQEIEKVIKAVADEKVNEKKKDHAVNSYFPAQAPVVPAAPKK